One stretch of Candidatus Zixiibacteriota bacterium DNA includes these proteins:
- a CDS encoding GNAT family N-acetyltransferase, translated as MPKPEYKILTGKDRPDLLKATNNTVNKSWPEFMLHDPYVGEYWDALFLAYPEFHFGLQANSTGEFIALGNSVPLAWDGKPYDLPDKGIDWVLEQGFDDHSKGRPLKTLCALQIVIDEAYRGKGLSSRMVRCMMATGMANSLDRLIAPVRPPSKSNYPLAPMDRFIRWKDNNGFPLDPWMRVHARLGAQTIKPCAESMLITGTVDEWEKWAKMHFPESGSYIVPGALSPVEIDRQADTGTYIEPNVWMMHYLR; from the coding sequence ATGCCAAAGCCTGAATACAAAATACTGACCGGCAAGGATCGCCCTGACCTTCTTAAAGCGACCAACAACACGGTCAACAAATCGTGGCCCGAATTCATGCTGCACGATCCATACGTCGGCGAATACTGGGATGCTCTCTTCCTGGCCTACCCGGAGTTCCATTTCGGGCTTCAGGCGAATAGTACAGGTGAATTCATTGCTCTCGGAAACAGTGTGCCTCTCGCGTGGGATGGCAAGCCCTACGATCTTCCTGACAAAGGTATCGACTGGGTATTGGAACAGGGATTTGATGATCATTCTAAAGGCCGACCACTTAAAACACTCTGCGCATTGCAGATTGTGATAGACGAAGCGTATCGCGGTAAGGGACTCAGCAGCCGTATGGTGCGCTGCATGATGGCGACCGGCATGGCGAATAGCCTCGACAGGCTGATCGCGCCCGTAAGGCCACCTTCCAAAAGCAACTATCCTCTCGCTCCGATGGATCGATTTATCCGATGGAAGGACAACAATGGTTTTCCGCTCGATCCCTGGATGCGCGTTCACGCACGGCTCGGTGCGCAGACTATAAAGCCATGCGCCGAATCGATGCTCATCACCGGAACAGTTGACGAATGGGAGAAGTGGGCAAAGATGCATTTCCCCGAAAGCGGTTCGTATATCGTGCCCGGTGCGCTCTCCCCTGTCGAGATCGACCGCCAGGCTGATACAGGGACATACATCGAACCGAATGTCTGGATGATGCACTACCTGAGATAG
- a CDS encoding nitroreductase family protein: MSEKQYLNETIRLLHERSTCRSFEDKKIPEEVLQQILDAGIHAPTGGNLQPYSIIKVENVETSKRLGELCEQQDFIGTAPVNLIFCIDWHLLKRWAEIEYAAFTATISFRHFWISFQDTVIAAQNICIAADALGLGSVYIGSVLECLPQLREMFQLPKYVFPVVLLSIGYPKFRPKPKPKLGTETVVHNETYCKMSDDDVRAAFNRKYGNRSKLEITDERLETIRRVCTNVHGEDFANKCLTMIRDNGYVNMAQAYFCLHYIADEMPNRNEEFLKTVRDFGFDWFEKYEPGVK; this comes from the coding sequence ATGTCCGAAAAGCAATATCTGAATGAGACGATAAGGCTACTGCACGAAAGATCTACTTGCCGGAGTTTTGAAGATAAGAAGATCCCTGAAGAAGTTCTGCAACAGATTCTCGATGCTGGAATCCACGCTCCGACAGGCGGCAACCTCCAGCCCTACTCGATCATAAAAGTCGAGAACGTCGAGACGAGCAAGAGGCTCGGAGAGTTGTGCGAGCAACAGGATTTCATCGGCACAGCGCCGGTCAATCTGATATTCTGTATCGACTGGCATCTTTTGAAGCGATGGGCAGAGATAGAATACGCGGCATTCACAGCCACCATCAGCTTTCGCCACTTCTGGATCAGCTTCCAGGACACTGTTATCGCGGCACAGAATATCTGCATCGCTGCCGACGCTCTCGGGCTTGGATCTGTCTACATCGGAAGCGTTCTCGAATGCCTCCCGCAGCTTCGCGAGATGTTTCAACTTCCGAAATATGTCTTCCCGGTGGTTCTGCTCAGCATCGGCTATCCGAAATTCAGGCCGAAACCGAAGCCGAAACTCGGCACCGAAACCGTCGTCCACAACGAGACATATTGCAAAATGTCGGATGACGATGTCCGCGCCGCATTCAACAGGAAGTATGGCAATCGCAGCAAGCTCGAAATCACCGACGAGCGTCTTGAGACAATCCGTAGAGTGTGCACGAATGTTCACGGCGAAGACTTCGCAAATAAGTGCCTGACAATGATCAGAGATAATGGATATGTAAACATGGCACAAGCCTACTTCTGTCTTCATTATATTGCTGATGAAATGCCGAACAGAAACGAAGAATTCCTGAAAACAGTCCGCGATTTCGGCTTCGACTGGTTTGAGAAGTACGAGCCGGGCGTGAAGTGA
- a CDS encoding aminopeptidase, producing MKDPRIVTLATNLINYSCSLQKGEIIYIEIKGIDTLALGKECIKQATLAGGVPFWFYNDESLLRQYLAHASDDQLKKLADFHLDMMKKSSAYLGIRGSENPFDLNDLGEEKMKKWNTLFYTPVHLEERVRNTKWCVMRYPNNAMAQLAMKPQEVFEDFYYDVCNVNYPKMSTAMNPLVKLMEKTDKVHIKDKDTDLTFSIKDISVVKCDGHRNIPDGEVYTAPVRDSINGYIKYNTPSLYQGTVFEGIRFEFKNGKIVKATADNDEDKLNKTLDTDDNARYIGEFAIGVNPMVKEPMKDTLFDEKIGGSFHLTPGCCYDEAPNGNRSAIHWDLVRIQTPEYGGGEMYFDDKLIRKDGEFVVDELKGLFTEEALKG from the coding sequence ATGAAAGATCCGAGAATTGTCACACTCGCGACAAACCTCATAAACTACTCTTGCAGCCTTCAGAAGGGTGAGATCATCTACATCGAGATCAAGGGCATCGATACTCTCGCACTCGGCAAGGAGTGTATCAAACAGGCGACATTAGCCGGCGGAGTGCCATTCTGGTTCTACAACGACGAATCGCTGCTGAGGCAGTATCTGGCTCACGCCAGCGATGACCAACTCAAGAAGCTCGCTGATTTCCATCTCGATATGATGAAGAAATCGTCCGCGTATCTCGGCATTCGCGGCTCTGAGAATCCGTTCGATCTTAACGATCTCGGCGAAGAGAAAATGAAGAAGTGGAACACGCTTTTCTACACTCCGGTGCACCTTGAAGAACGCGTGCGCAACACAAAATGGTGCGTAATGCGCTATCCGAACAACGCCATGGCTCAGCTCGCGATGAAGCCGCAGGAAGTTTTCGAGGACTTCTACTACGATGTCTGCAATGTCAATTATCCGAAAATGTCCACGGCAATGAATCCGCTGGTGAAGCTTATGGAGAAGACCGACAAGGTCCACATCAAGGACAAAGACACTGACCTGACATTTTCCATCAAGGACATATCGGTCGTCAAGTGCGACGGGCATCGCAATATCCCCGATGGCGAAGTCTACACCGCTCCGGTGCGCGATTCGATAAATGGTTACATAAAATACAATACGCCGTCGCTGTATCAGGGAACTGTATTTGAGGGCATCAGATTCGAGTTCAAGAATGGCAAGATCGTGAAAGCTACCGCTGACAACGACGAGGATAAGCTAAACAAGACACTCGACACTGATGACAACGCGCGATATATCGGCGAATTCGCGATCGGCGTCAACCCGATGGTGAAAGAACCGATGAAGGATACGCTGTTTGATGAGAAGATCGGCGGATCGTTCCATTTGACTCCCGGATGCTGCTACGACGAAGCGCCAAACGGCAATCGCTCTGCGATCCACTGGGACCTTGTGCGCATCCAGACGCCGGAATACGGTGGCGGCGAGATGTATTTCGATGATAAGCTGATCCGCAAGGATGGCGAATTCGTAGTCGACGAACTCAAAGGCCTCTTCACAGAAGAAGCATTGAAGGGATAA
- a CDS encoding formylglycine-generating enzyme family protein, which translates to MFSNLEHRQVLVPLIAVMAVIAATAISRAQTEEQLQERSRPEMVLIPGGQFLMGIDGDGDNSPVRTVFIDSFYIGKYEVTNAQYAEFCRKTEREMPEFWDMDEFHGGPEYAEYPVIGASWGDANAYAEWAGMRLPTEAEWEYAGRGGLVGQNYTYGDEPDSSRANFKSEGTVPVGSYPANGFGLHDMSGNVVEWVADYYDQDYYSSSSQKNPAGPTDGKFKVIRGGGWYSGPYCNRVHFRNALPGQWVDFNVGFRCAKDLRGPSAANEDTSEK; encoded by the coding sequence ATGTTCAGCAACCTCGAACATCGACAAGTGCTTGTACCATTGATCGCTGTGATGGCGGTGATCGCGGCAACGGCGATCTCCCGTGCTCAGACCGAGGAGCAGCTTCAGGAACGCTCACGACCGGAGATGGTGCTCATTCCGGGAGGGCAGTTCCTGATGGGAATCGATGGCGACGGCGACAACAGTCCTGTTCGCACAGTATTCATCGATTCATTCTATATTGGTAAGTACGAAGTAACAAACGCACAATACGCAGAATTCTGCAGGAAGACAGAAAGAGAGATGCCCGAATTCTGGGATATGGATGAATTCCACGGCGGCCCTGAATACGCGGAGTATCCGGTCATTGGTGCGAGTTGGGGTGATGCGAATGCGTATGCCGAATGGGCGGGCATGAGGCTGCCGACCGAGGCAGAATGGGAGTATGCAGGCCGCGGCGGTTTGGTCGGACAGAACTACACGTATGGCGATGAGCCTGATTCGTCAAGAGCAAACTTCAAGTCCGAGGGCACTGTGCCTGTCGGCAGCTATCCGGCCAATGGATTCGGCTTGCACGATATGTCCGGCAACGTTGTCGAGTGGGTGGCCGACTACTATGATCAGGATTATTACAGTTCAAGTTCTCAGAAAAATCCAGCAGGCCCGACCGACGGCAAGTTCAAAGTGATTCGCGGCGGCGGTTGGTATTCGGGACCATACTGCAACAGAGTGCACTTCCGCAATGCACTGCCGGGACAGTGGGTCGACTTTAATGTCGGCTTTCGATGTGCAAAAGACCTGCGAGGACCATCTGCCGCGAACGAAGACACGTCCGAGAAATGA
- a CDS encoding glycerate kinase — protein sequence MIDGIRNHIDSIILQAIRSADPGNAVRNKLSRDGSIVIAGTRQLDLDDYSSLSVIAGGKGACSMARAAEDILGSRIAGGLVCTKHGYADTLKVLPVLEAGHPIPDKMSVRCADSAIEIASRLTNQDLLLVLLSGGASAVWCSPVQGVSLQDKQAVTSSLLSCGATIHEVNTVRKHLSRIKGGRLAEGAHPAAIITLVLSDVTGDDLTSISSGPTVPDPNTFRDAMGVIGRYDIAASIPGSALDHIQRGVIGEAPETPKPGDRSFENDYQIIVGSNSIARAAAADCGRSLGYNTVVIPDPIIGEARDAAVRLCGLAEQIASGKGLVEPPALIVAGGETTVTITGNGKGGRNQEMALAAAIELERLKNVTFVSFGTDGTDGPTDAAGAIADSDTIRKANAVGFNAQAYLANNDSYHFFQKLGDLIVTGPTGTNVMDIQLVFIAPETG from the coding sequence ATGATTGACGGTATCAGAAATCACATCGATTCCATCATTCTGCAGGCAATCCGGAGCGCCGACCCGGGAAATGCTGTCAGAAATAAACTGTCGCGTGACGGATCAATAGTAATTGCCGGCACCAGACAGCTCGATCTCGATGACTACTCCTCGCTTTCAGTGATTGCCGGCGGCAAAGGCGCGTGTTCTATGGCTCGTGCCGCCGAGGACATCCTCGGCAGTCGAATTGCAGGCGGACTTGTCTGCACGAAACATGGATATGCCGATACCCTCAAGGTCTTGCCTGTACTTGAAGCAGGGCATCCCATACCTGACAAAATGAGCGTCAGGTGCGCCGACAGCGCCATCGAAATCGCCTCACGACTGACAAATCAGGACCTTCTGCTGGTGCTGCTGTCCGGCGGCGCATCTGCCGTTTGGTGCAGCCCAGTCCAGGGAGTCAGCCTCCAGGACAAACAAGCGGTCACCTCTTCCCTGCTTTCGTGCGGCGCAACCATCCACGAAGTGAACACGGTTCGCAAGCATCTTTCCAGAATCAAGGGAGGCCGCCTCGCAGAAGGAGCGCACCCTGCAGCAATCATCACACTTGTTCTCTCCGATGTCACCGGCGACGACCTGACATCGATTTCATCCGGACCAACGGTCCCGGACCCGAACACATTCAGAGATGCAATGGGAGTTATCGGCAGGTACGATATCGCTGCATCGATTCCTGGGAGCGCGTTGGATCACATTCAGCGTGGAGTGATCGGCGAAGCCCCCGAAACGCCAAAACCGGGAGACAGATCATTTGAGAACGACTACCAGATCATCGTAGGTTCCAACAGCATCGCGAGGGCTGCGGCCGCCGACTGCGGTCGTTCGCTCGGATACAACACTGTTGTGATTCCGGATCCGATCATCGGAGAGGCGCGCGACGCAGCTGTCAGACTCTGCGGATTGGCAGAGCAGATCGCTTCCGGCAAAGGCCTTGTCGAACCGCCCGCACTGATTGTCGCCGGCGGCGAGACGACTGTTACGATCACCGGGAATGGTAAAGGCGGGCGCAATCAGGAAATGGCGCTGGCGGCTGCTATCGAGCTCGAACGTCTGAAAAACGTCACTTTTGTGTCGTTCGGTACCGACGGCACCGATGGCCCGACAGATGCAGCAGGTGCAATCGCTGACTCAGACACCATCAGGAAGGCGAATGCAGTTGGGTTCAATGCACAAGCGTACTTAGCCAACAATGACAGTTATCACTTTTTCCAGAAGCTGGGCGACCTGATTGTCACCGGCCCGACAGGCACAAATGTCATGGATATTCAACTTGTGTTCATCGCGCCCGAGACCGGCTGA
- a CDS encoding TldD/PmbA family protein: MIRKYRYVLIVLAVFISSTVALFASSESPVMSAMSEELQRSMDKLELEGFDRPYFISYSLNDLHQITLAASYGSLEGDGDSHSRYLTVDLHVGDYSFDNTPSGAEYFYIPDYYDRISRNLARAPLDDDLDALRHTLWLLTDARYKQALDALNKKKGELISKVEEEDRPDDFSGEEPTVRIDPLKVLDINRDEWRTILTSASAMFKRYPRILTSSVTLAANLRNQFMVSTEGTRLQISDYFFTISAVADARCEDGMEVDNIITWKASALSDLPTRAEIENGIQELIDDLLALREAEPADPYSGPAIIVNEAAGVFFHEALGHRLEGHRLRNEQEGHTFKGKVGQRVIPEFLSVYDDPTLQEFDGTPLYGHYEFDQEGVKALRVDLVQDGILKDFLMSRLPAKGFSKSNGHGRADIFSKPVSRMGNLIVTTSDPKGYDELLDMLIEECTVQEKEYGLIFEVLTSGETNTSGYGVQTLRCQPVIVRKVYVTDRHTELIRGVELIGTPLNILENVVAAGDDPAVFNGTCGAESGSVAVSSVAPSILISKIEIQKSTQKSRRPPILPPPLFD, from the coding sequence ATGATTAGAAAATACCGATATGTCCTGATAGTACTTGCAGTCTTCATATCTTCTACAGTCGCATTATTTGCCAGCTCTGAAAGCCCTGTGATGTCAGCCATGAGCGAAGAGCTCCAGCGATCAATGGATAAGCTTGAGCTTGAAGGATTCGATCGCCCGTACTTCATATCGTATTCGCTGAACGATCTACACCAGATAACGCTGGCGGCTAGTTATGGATCGCTTGAAGGAGACGGTGATTCTCACTCGCGTTACCTCACGGTCGATCTTCATGTCGGCGACTACAGTTTCGACAATACGCCATCCGGAGCTGAGTATTTCTATATCCCTGACTACTATGACAGGATATCGAGGAACCTTGCTCGAGCCCCTCTTGATGATGACCTTGATGCGCTGAGGCACACGCTATGGCTTCTCACAGATGCGAGATATAAGCAGGCGCTGGACGCTCTCAATAAGAAGAAGGGCGAGTTGATCAGCAAGGTAGAGGAAGAGGACCGTCCGGATGATTTTTCGGGCGAGGAACCAACGGTGAGGATTGACCCCCTCAAGGTGCTCGACATCAATAGGGATGAGTGGCGCACGATACTGACAAGCGCTTCAGCTATGTTCAAGAGGTATCCGCGGATACTTACTTCGAGCGTAACGCTTGCTGCAAACCTACGAAACCAATTCATGGTGAGCACAGAGGGTACCAGACTGCAAATATCGGACTATTTCTTCACGATTTCCGCTGTTGCCGACGCGAGATGTGAGGATGGGATGGAAGTGGACAATATCATCACGTGGAAGGCTTCTGCGTTGTCCGATCTACCGACCAGAGCAGAGATCGAGAATGGCATTCAAGAACTTATTGATGACCTTCTGGCTTTGCGTGAGGCTGAGCCGGCAGATCCATACAGCGGGCCTGCCATCATTGTCAACGAAGCAGCAGGCGTGTTTTTCCATGAAGCTCTCGGACATCGCCTCGAAGGGCACCGACTACGCAACGAGCAGGAAGGGCATACATTCAAGGGCAAAGTCGGACAGAGGGTGATCCCTGAATTCCTGTCTGTTTATGATGATCCGACATTGCAGGAGTTCGATGGGACTCCTCTATACGGTCATTATGAGTTTGATCAGGAGGGTGTGAAGGCGCTGCGAGTTGATCTTGTGCAGGATGGAATTCTGAAGGACTTCCTAATGTCAAGATTGCCTGCAAAGGGCTTCTCAAAGTCCAATGGCCATGGTCGGGCCGACATCTTCTCTAAACCGGTATCTCGAATGGGCAATCTGATAGTTACGACCAGCGATCCAAAAGGCTATGATGAGCTTCTCGATATGCTGATAGAGGAGTGTACTGTGCAGGAGAAAGAGTACGGGCTCATTTTCGAGGTCCTGACCTCGGGTGAAACGAACACATCTGGTTATGGTGTACAGACTCTGCGTTGCCAACCTGTGATTGTCAGGAAGGTTTATGTCACCGACAGGCACACGGAGTTGATAAGGGGTGTGGAGTTGATAGGCACTCCTCTGAATATCCTCGAGAACGTGGTAGCTGCCGGAGATGACCCCGCGGTGTTCAACGGCACCTGCGGCGCTGAATCCGGCTCCGTGGCGGTTTCGTCAGTTGCGCCGAGCATTCTGATCTCAAAGATCGAGATTCAGAAGTCGACGCAGAAATCGCGGCGACCTCCGATATTACCGCCGCCCCTTTTTGATTGA
- a CDS encoding ubiquinol-cytochrome c reductase iron-sulfur subunit, translating into MNEKDVGRRTFLNWLIGGTTLASLAAIFYPAARFFEPQEVPEAAISSIKVGVIEDFPPDSGSIFKFGRKPGILIHTADGKFKAFHATCTHLSCIVQYRKDLGAIYCACHNGRFNTNGENISGPPPRPLEEFDVHLKGNEIYVSVRS; encoded by the coding sequence ATGAATGAGAAGGATGTTGGCAGACGGACGTTCCTGAATTGGCTGATTGGCGGCACCACTCTGGCGAGCCTTGCGGCCATTTTCTATCCAGCAGCACGGTTCTTTGAGCCGCAGGAGGTTCCTGAAGCCGCAATATCGAGTATCAAGGTCGGAGTCATCGAGGATTTTCCTCCCGATTCGGGGTCGATTTTCAAATTCGGGCGGAAGCCAGGGATTCTTATTCATACTGCAGACGGCAAATTCAAGGCGTTCCATGCTACATGCACTCACCTGAGTTGCATAGTGCAGTATCGAAAGGACCTCGGTGCAATCTACTGCGCATGCCACAATGGTCGTTTCAACACAAATGGCGAGAATATTTCCGGCCCACCACCGAGGCCGCTGGAAGAATTCGATGTGCATCTGAAGGGCAATGAAATCTATGTATCGGTGCGGAGTTGA
- a CDS encoding cytochrome bc complex cytochrome b subunit, with protein sequence MDNGSSGQRLYSFLNERFKLDSLVEFFSHKTVPRHSHSYLYYTGGVSLFLFMVQVFSGILLLMYYKGSADSAFESVRFIMSEVPFGWLIRDVHSWSANLMIFFAFIHMFAVFFTKSYRFPRELTWLSGMVLLFLSMVFGFSGYLLPWNELAFFATKVGTDIAGALPGIGEPILKLLRGSEDVTGATLSRFFGIHVAIMPGIFVLFLTMHLTLVQRLGMSEPLHWKNLPEDKKKHTPFFPNFLLRDFSLWLIILSIVAALSVFFPWELGLKADPFVSAPAGIKPEWYFMFVFQTLKYIPAHVLIMEGELFGILMFGLGALLWMFVPFFDREGRGERLSRAFTYAGVVIVAYIIVMTVLGYTME encoded by the coding sequence GTGGATAACGGAAGCAGCGGACAGAGATTGTATAGCTTTCTGAACGAACGTTTCAAGCTCGATTCTCTCGTAGAATTCTTCAGTCACAAGACAGTCCCGCGCCACAGCCATTCGTATTTGTACTACACAGGTGGCGTGAGCCTGTTTCTTTTCATGGTTCAGGTGTTTTCTGGCATTCTGCTTTTGATGTACTATAAGGGATCTGCTGACTCGGCATTCGAATCTGTACGATTTATCATGTCCGAAGTACCGTTTGGATGGCTGATTAGAGATGTCCATTCGTGGTCTGCCAATCTGATGATATTCTTTGCATTTATCCACATGTTCGCGGTCTTCTTCACGAAGTCGTATCGCTTTCCACGCGAACTCACCTGGCTTTCCGGAATGGTGCTTCTCTTTCTCAGTATGGTCTTTGGTTTCTCGGGATACCTTCTGCCGTGGAACGAGCTTGCATTCTTCGCAACGAAGGTAGGCACTGACATTGCCGGTGCGCTACCGGGGATTGGCGAGCCGATACTGAAGCTTCTGCGGGGGTCGGAGGATGTCACTGGCGCTACGCTCTCGCGGTTTTTCGGCATTCATGTCGCCATAATGCCCGGAATATTCGTCCTGTTCCTCACTATGCACTTGACCCTGGTGCAGAGACTCGGCATGTCGGAGCCGCTCCATTGGAAGAATCTTCCGGAGGACAAGAAGAAACATACACCGTTCTTCCCGAATTTCCTGCTGAGAGATTTCTCACTTTGGCTGATCATACTCTCAATTGTGGCTGCCCTGTCTGTTTTCTTCCCGTGGGAGCTTGGCCTGAAGGCTGATCCGTTTGTATCGGCACCAGCGGGAATCAAGCCCGAATGGTATTTCATGTTTGTGTTTCAGACGTTGAAGTATATTCCGGCGCATGTGCTGATAATGGAGGGCGAGCTTTTCGGGATATTGATGTTCGGTCTTGGAGCATTGCTTTGGATGTTTGTGCCGTTCTTCGATAGAGAGGGCAGAGGCGAGAGACTCAGCCGGGCGTTCACTTACGCCGGTGTCGTGATTGTTGCCTATATCATCGTGATGACAGTTCTCGGATACACCATGGAATGA
- a CDS encoding cytochrome c3 family protein produces MCKRDTIVLLAAIIIALMLPWFAYAQEPKNTCVECHLQLDDELLAPAEAFENDVHNRLGVLCVGCHGGDSAAEDADDAMSKQMGFIGAPSPLEIPKLCSKCHADPVYIKTFNPQLPTDQYSKYLTSMHGVKNLKGDQKVAQCASCHRAHDIRAANDPKSSVYAINIPATCAHCHADSVYMAGRGIPTNQMEQYASSVHGVALLEKHDVGAPACNSCHGNHGAMPPGITSIERVCGLCHANNMTFFEESTHFEYFQGMNARACETCHSNHAIAKPSIEMLAGEHSVCLQCHDPKDGTGGIEAAMQMRMAIDSLSGLIDDVNARLDDADQKGLYVTNALFTLKDATQNLFEAKTAVHILNADSVSGITLDGDKLAQQASVVADGLLADYVVRRIGLAVSVVVLLFLALLIWIKVRRIETRQKLR; encoded by the coding sequence ATGTGTAAGCGTGATACAATCGTTTTACTTGCTGCAATCATTATTGCATTGATGCTCCCATGGTTCGCATACGCCCAGGAGCCGAAGAATACTTGCGTCGAATGCCACCTGCAACTGGATGACGAATTGCTGGCACCGGCCGAGGCGTTCGAGAACGATGTGCATAATCGCCTTGGAGTGCTATGCGTAGGCTGTCATGGTGGCGATTCAGCGGCGGAGGACGCAGATGATGCGATGAGCAAACAGATGGGTTTCATCGGCGCACCATCTCCGTTGGAGATTCCGAAGCTCTGTTCGAAGTGTCACGCTGATCCTGTCTACATCAAGACGTTCAATCCGCAGCTTCCGACAGATCAGTACTCCAAGTATCTGACCTCGATGCATGGAGTGAAGAACCTTAAGGGGGATCAGAAGGTAGCGCAATGTGCGTCATGCCACCGAGCGCATGACATAAGAGCAGCCAATGATCCGAAATCATCCGTGTATGCAATCAACATTCCGGCGACGTGCGCGCATTGTCACGCCGACTCGGTATACATGGCCGGACGTGGAATTCCGACAAATCAGATGGAGCAGTATGCTTCATCCGTTCATGGCGTAGCGTTGCTGGAGAAGCACGATGTCGGCGCTCCGGCATGCAATAGCTGCCATGGTAACCACGGCGCAATGCCACCGGGTATCACTTCGATTGAGCGAGTTTGTGGATTATGCCACGCGAATAACATGACGTTTTTCGAGGAATCTACCCATTTCGAATATTTCCAGGGCATGAATGCACGTGCCTGCGAGACCTGCCATTCCAATCACGCAATCGCGAAGCCGTCGATCGAGATGCTCGCCGGCGAGCACTCTGTCTGTCTTCAGTGTCACGATCCAAAAGACGGGACTGGTGGAATAGAAGCTGCTATGCAAATGCGGATGGCAATAGACTCGCTGAGCGGCCTGATAGATGATGTGAATGCCAGGCTTGACGATGCCGATCAAAAAGGGCTATACGTGACCAACGCGCTGTTCACGCTCAAGGACGCGACGCAGAATCTATTTGAGGCTAAGACTGCTGTGCATATACTGAATGCAGATAGTGTTTCCGGCATAACACTTGATGGTGACAAGCTCGCCCAGCAAGCAAGTGTTGTCGCTGATGGTCTACTGGCCGACTATGTGGTTCGCAGGATCGGTCTTGCTGTATCGGTCGTTGTACTCCTGTTTCTCGCGCTGCTGATATGGATCAAAGTGCGTCGGATAGAAACGCGGCAGAAGCTTCGCTAA
- a CDS encoding DEAD/DEAH box helicase: MTDRKTQSSHSGFTGLGIAPGLLDAIDRLKFTEPTPIQRQSIPITIEGKDLIAIAQTGTGKTLAYGIPMIQRLAQIKGRGLVLAPTRELALQVDEALNSVGRSLGLRTTVLIGGASMAVQLRSLERKPRVIVATPGRLIDHLEHRKVSLADVQILVLDEADRMLDMGFAPQINRILADVPKKRQMMLFSATIPEEIMTLARREMEFPIHVEVAPSGTAPEKIIQEMFFIERGAKTQLLEVMLNRYLGPVLIFTRTKHGARKLARQVRSMGHTAADIHSDRSLSQRREALDGFKSGKYRVLVATDVAARGLDVSGIELVVNYDLPTNTEDYVHRIGRTGRVGLPGRSVSFATLDQKKDVRSIERLIRTDLPISVLPDLPPPRRRMPATDSPDRSRPPRRQPSAQRPSRKPPRQRRQSSRKSRKGWKREK, from the coding sequence TTGACTGACAGAAAAACCCAATCTTCTCACAGCGGATTCACCGGTTTGGGCATTGCACCCGGTCTGCTTGATGCCATAGATCGCCTCAAGTTCACCGAACCAACACCAATCCAGCGGCAGTCCATACCGATAACTATCGAGGGTAAAGATCTTATCGCAATTGCACAAACGGGGACCGGTAAAACACTCGCTTACGGTATTCCAATGATACAGCGCCTGGCCCAGATCAAGGGACGGGGTCTCGTTCTAGCCCCGACACGTGAACTGGCTCTTCAGGTTGACGAGGCGCTGAATTCCGTCGGACGATCTTTGGGGCTGCGCACTACGGTACTGATTGGCGGAGCATCAATGGCAGTTCAACTCCGCTCTCTCGAACGGAAACCGCGTGTTATCGTCGCCACGCCCGGTCGTCTGATTGACCATCTCGAGCATCGGAAAGTCAGTCTAGCCGACGTGCAGATACTTGTTCTGGATGAGGCGGACCGGATGCTGGACATGGGGTTTGCGCCCCAGATCAACAGGATTTTGGCGGACGTTCCGAAGAAGCGTCAGATGATGCTGTTTTCGGCTACCATTCCGGAGGAGATTATGACTCTCGCCAGACGCGAGATGGAATTTCCCATTCATGTCGAAGTTGCCCCCTCCGGAACCGCACCTGAGAAGATTATCCAGGAGATGTTTTTCATCGAAAGAGGGGCGAAAACGCAGTTGCTCGAAGTCATGCTTAATCGATATCTCGGCCCGGTGCTCATATTTACACGGACTAAGCACGGCGCACGCAAGCTCGCTCGTCAAGTCAGATCTATGGGGCACACGGCGGCGGACATCCATTCCGATCGGAGTCTATCACAGCGTCGCGAAGCGCTCGATGGTTTTAAGTCCGGGAAGTACCGCGTGCTGGTGGCGACCGATGTCGCAGCCAGAGGCCTCGATGTCTCGGGAATCGAGCTGGTTGTCAACTACGATCTGCCAACGAATACTGAAGACTATGTCCATAGAATCGGACGCACCGGGCGAGTTGGTCTCCCCGGTCGGTCGGTTTCTTTTGCCACTCTCGATCAGAAGAAAGATGTGAGGAGTATCGAGCGACTGATCAGAACAGACCTGCCTATTTCAGTACTTCCGGACCTGCCTCCCCCGCGCAGGCGGATGCCCGCGACCGATTCCCCAGACAGAAGTCGACCGCCACGACGTCAACCTTCTGCGCAACGGCCATCAAGGAAGCCACCACGCCAACGTCGTCAGTCAAGTCGGAAGAGTCGTAAAGGGTGGAAACGAGAGAAGTAA